The following are from one region of the Orenia metallireducens genome:
- a CDS encoding acyl-CoA dehydratase activase has translation MKAGYMGIDVGSVSTNIAIIDEDRNVLESLYIRTNGQPIRAIQEGLMRIKELIDIEILGVGTTGSARNLAGVIVGADVIKNEITAHAVAASTVVEGVQTVLEIGGQDSKIIILRDGIVIDFAMNTVCAAGTGSFLDQQASRLDIPIEEFGGLALGADNPVRIAGRCSVFAESDMIHKQQLGHNLEDIIAGLCQALVRNYLNNVGKGKEILGPIVFQGGVAANQGIKAAFEEELGVEVIVPEYHNVMGAIGSAVLAQDAVKKKETTEFKGFDTSNFNYHVSSFECKSCPNHCEIINIHQEDEIIARWGSKCPKWEAV, from the coding sequence ATGAAAGCAGGTTATATGGGGATAGATGTAGGGTCAGTTAGTACCAATATTGCTATTATTGATGAAGATAGAAATGTATTAGAGAGTCTATATATTAGAACAAATGGCCAACCTATCCGTGCTATCCAAGAAGGGTTGATGAGAATTAAAGAACTAATAGATATTGAGATTTTGGGGGTAGGTACTACTGGTAGTGCTAGAAATTTGGCAGGAGTGATTGTGGGAGCTGATGTGATTAAGAATGAGATTACAGCCCATGCAGTAGCAGCTTCTACTGTAGTTGAAGGGGTTCAGACGGTTTTAGAGATAGGAGGTCAAGATTCAAAGATTATCATCTTACGTGATGGTATTGTTATTGATTTTGCTATGAATACAGTTTGTGCAGCAGGTACTGGATCATTTCTAGACCAACAAGCCAGTCGCTTAGATATTCCAATTGAGGAGTTTGGGGGACTTGCATTAGGAGCTGATAATCCTGTGAGAATAGCGGGGCGTTGCTCGGTCTTTGCAGAGTCTGATATGATACATAAACAGCAATTAGGTCACAACTTAGAGGATATCATTGCAGGGCTGTGTCAAGCATTAGTTAGAAATTATCTAAATAATGTAGGAAAAGGAAAAGAGATTTTAGGACCAATTGTATTTCAAGGTGGGGTGGCTGCTAACCAGGGAATTAAAGCAGCCTTTGAAGAGGAACTTGGAGTAGAGGTTATAGTACCAGAGTATCATAATGTTATGGGAGCTATTGGTTCTGCAGTCTTAGCCCAAGATGCTGTTAAGAAGAAGGAAACTACTGAATTTAAGGGCTTTGATACTTCTAACTTCAATTATCATGTCTCTAGTTTTGAGTGTAAATCTTGCCCTAATCACTGTGAGATTATTAATATTCACCAAGAGGATGAGATTATTGCCCGTTGGGGTTCTAAATGTCCTAAGTGGGAGGCAGTTTAA
- a CDS encoding ABC transporter substrate binding protein yields the protein MKRNVLFCLIFLILATSFMSNISYAKENYQVKLPKVNIGIIYEGDDNFNLKLKNSVEEEILQILSEEYQVEFSEFKADNLAVQNIVIDKLLSNQEIDIIIPAGILSSYTVINRDNLTKPVLAPFLIDSQILSIKENKSGIKNLNFITSSSIVERDIKVFKELIDFNKVTFIISRNFTQGVINLPKLLKVDGEKNNVEVDYIYADNSKEDIIRELDKVEVAYLSPLVTASKRSILLDELNKRKIPTFTLADMINDEGILAGYSHNKAINVRARATALNLELILAGKEAGNLPVYIDKSDEELVINMKVAKEIGVLPNWNLLKSAKLINQDDLGRERLTLKESLNIAINNNLDLEAKIKDLDIAEDNLKQAQNKKRPNLDLNTTYTQVDETRAAKGMASEQKLTGGIKLQQVLFSEDANANIEIKEKLYKQQKLQLKQEKLDLVLETIKSYINTLKARADIRLQEENVKLTKDNLNIARTKHEIGATGPADIYRWESQQSVELSRLSETESQLKMVKDNLKRILNLPLTADIRLEEVSTADISQKLVDKFDVKNPWELEDISSRLIKESIKNSPEIAGLDYLIEVKEREYLMKKRKFYLPQVGLSAQYDTYLEEWGIDGPAGVDAHGEDEWSIGIQASFPLYDGGDKQVELAKVEKEIEQLKKKKESLLKKVEQNLRNKVIAANTEYRKNMYSQEAVNTAYKSLELVRDAYSKGLVSISELLDAQSAVITAKRQEFLTNYNYLIAVAEVQRALGNFDIINIK from the coding sequence ATGAAGAGAAATGTATTATTTTGTTTGATCTTTCTTATATTAGCTACTTCATTTATGTCTAATATAAGTTATGCTAAGGAGAATTACCAAGTGAAATTACCTAAAGTCAATATAGGTATAATTTATGAAGGTGATGATAATTTCAATTTAAAGTTGAAAAATAGTGTAGAAGAAGAGATATTACAGATATTATCTGAAGAATATCAAGTTGAATTTAGTGAATTTAAAGCCGATAACCTGGCAGTTCAGAATATAGTAATAGATAAATTACTAAGTAATCAGGAGATAGATATTATTATTCCAGCTGGAATTTTAAGCTCTTATACTGTTATTAATAGGGATAATTTAACGAAGCCAGTTCTAGCTCCTTTTCTAATTGATAGTCAGATTCTTTCAATTAAAGAGAATAAGAGTGGAATAAAAAATCTAAACTTTATAACTTCAAGTTCCATTGTAGAAAGGGATATTAAAGTCTTTAAAGAGTTGATTGATTTTAATAAAGTGACTTTTATAATTTCAAGGAATTTTACTCAAGGAGTTATAAATCTACCTAAATTATTGAAAGTAGATGGAGAAAAGAATAATGTAGAAGTAGACTATATATACGCTGATAACTCTAAGGAAGATATTATTAGGGAGTTAGATAAAGTAGAGGTAGCTTATCTGTCACCATTAGTAACAGCCAGTAAAAGGTCTATTCTATTAGATGAACTTAATAAAAGAAAGATTCCTACCTTTACATTAGCAGATATGATAAATGATGAAGGAATTTTAGCAGGATATTCCCATAACAAAGCGATTAATGTTAGAGCTAGAGCTACGGCTCTTAATCTAGAATTGATTTTAGCTGGGAAAGAAGCAGGTAACCTACCTGTTTATATCGATAAAAGTGATGAAGAATTGGTCATAAATATGAAAGTAGCAAAGGAAATAGGGGTTTTACCTAATTGGAATTTATTAAAGAGTGCTAAATTAATTAATCAGGATGATTTAGGTAGAGAACGGTTAACTTTAAAAGAGTCATTAAATATTGCAATTAATAATAATTTAGATTTAGAAGCAAAAATCAAAGATTTAGATATAGCAGAAGATAACTTAAAGCAAGCTCAAAATAAGAAGAGACCCAACCTTGATTTAAATACTACTTATACTCAAGTAGATGAGACTAGAGCAGCAAAGGGAATGGCATCAGAGCAGAAATTAACTGGTGGAATAAAGCTTCAACAAGTCTTATTCAGTGAAGACGCAAATGCCAATATAGAGATTAAAGAGAAATTGTATAAACAACAAAAGTTACAATTAAAACAAGAGAAGCTAGATTTGGTTTTAGAAACTATTAAATCTTATATTAATACATTAAAGGCAAGAGCAGATATTAGATTACAAGAAGAGAATGTCAAGTTGACTAAGGATAATCTAAATATAGCAAGAACCAAGCATGAGATTGGTGCTACAGGACCTGCTGATATATATAGATGGGAGAGCCAACAATCAGTAGAGTTAAGTAGATTGTCAGAGACAGAGAGTCAACTAAAGATGGTGAAAGATAATCTGAAAAGAATTTTAAACCTTCCTTTAACAGCAGATATTAGATTAGAAGAGGTAAGCACTGCTGATATATCTCAAAAATTGGTGGATAAATTTGATGTGAAAAACCCTTGGGAACTAGAAGATATTAGCAGTAGGTTGATTAAAGAGAGTATTAAAAATTCTCCAGAGATAGCAGGCTTAGACTATCTAATTGAAGTTAAAGAACGAGAATATTTAATGAAGAAGAGAAAGTTCTATCTACCACAAGTAGGTTTATCTGCCCAATACGATACTTATTTAGAAGAATGGGGTATAGATGGTCCAGCAGGTGTAGATGCACATGGTGAAGATGAATGGAGTATAGGAATTCAAGCTTCTTTTCCACTATATGATGGTGGGGATAAGCAGGTTGAGCTTGCAAAGGTTGAAAAAGAGATTGAGCAGTTAAAGAAGAAAAAAGAGTCTTTATTAAAGAAGGTAGAGCAGAATCTTAGAAATAAAGTAATTGCAGCTAATACGGAATACAGAAAGAATATGTATTCTCAAGAAGCAGTAAATACAGCATATAAGAGTTTAGAGTTGGTTAGAGATGCTTACTCTAAAGGGCTTGTCTCTATTTCAGAACTGTTAGATGCTCAATCAGCAGTAATCACTGCTAAAAGACAGGAGTTTCTTACAAATTATAATTACTTAATTGCAGTAGCAGAGGTGCAAAGAGCATTAGGGAACTTTGATATTATAAATATTAAATAG
- a CDS encoding efflux RND transporter periplasmic adaptor subunit → MKRLRGLFILLTLATLSLIISGCGSSSAEQEVVEDTIRPVEYQQVELRRVDSTYSYSGTLETNVSTNVSFRVPGKIKDISVEVGNKVSKGQLLAQLDDSDYKLQVKSVEAGLMQVKGGVSSALAKVSQIESAIVSVEAQLTEATNNFDRVRRLYENNNVAKADYDKAKAAKESVEAKLKQVIAQLAEAKEGVEVAKARVVSYQSQLELAKLKLEYTKLKAPISGTIVSKHYEANENINAGMPVFTLDGDKGFEVKVFIDEDLISKVKEGQQVSVDIAAINKANLTGVVDKIGRQVRGYKGNYPVTIRITEGLESLKAGMTAKVHFNFLEDKKRLILPVSAVAADEGGNFVYTVSRLADGRARVNKVRVKVGTLNSKGIEVLKGLNTGELVVTKGVTQIVDNQEVRLLK, encoded by the coding sequence ATGAAGAGATTAAGAGGTTTATTCATATTATTAACATTAGCAACTCTATCTTTAATAATATCAGGATGCGGTAGCTCATCAGCAGAGCAAGAAGTTGTTGAAGATACTATCAGACCTGTAGAATATCAGCAAGTAGAGCTCAGAAGAGTTGACTCTACTTACTCTTATTCGGGAACATTAGAAACTAATGTGAGTACAAATGTTAGTTTTAGAGTTCCAGGAAAGATAAAGGATATATCCGTAGAAGTAGGTAATAAGGTTAGTAAAGGTCAACTATTAGCTCAATTAGATGATAGTGATTATAAATTACAAGTAAAATCTGTAGAAGCTGGCTTAATGCAAGTCAAAGGTGGAGTAAGTAGTGCTTTAGCTAAAGTATCCCAAATAGAATCTGCTATAGTTAGTGTAGAAGCCCAACTTACTGAAGCAACTAATAACTTTGATAGAGTTAGAAGATTATATGAGAATAATAATGTAGCTAAAGCTGATTATGATAAGGCTAAGGCAGCTAAGGAGTCAGTTGAAGCAAAATTAAAGCAGGTTATAGCACAATTGGCTGAAGCCAAAGAAGGTGTAGAGGTTGCTAAAGCAAGGGTAGTTTCATATCAAAGCCAGTTAGAATTGGCTAAATTAAAGTTAGAGTATACTAAATTAAAGGCACCAATCTCTGGAACTATAGTTAGTAAACATTATGAAGCAAATGAGAATATCAATGCAGGTATGCCTGTCTTTACCCTTGATGGAGATAAGGGATTTGAAGTAAAGGTATTTATTGATGAAGATTTAATCTCAAAGGTAAAAGAAGGTCAGCAGGTATCTGTGGATATTGCAGCTATTAATAAAGCTAATCTTACTGGAGTAGTAGATAAGATTGGAAGACAGGTTAGAGGGTATAAAGGAAACTATCCAGTAACTATAAGAATAACTGAAGGTTTAGAAAGTTTAAAGGCGGGGATGACTGCAAAGGTTCATTTTAACTTCTTAGAAGATAAGAAGAGGTTAATCTTACCAGTGTCGGCAGTAGCAGCTGATGAAGGAGGAAACTTTGTATATACAGTAAGTAGATTAGCTGATGGGCGTGCTAGAGTAAATAAAGTTAGGGTAAAAGTAGGAACTCTTAACTCTAAAGGAATAGAAGTATTAAAAGGTTTAAATACAGGAGAACTTGTGGTAACTAAAGGTGTAACCCAAATAGTAGATAATCAAGAGGTACGGTTATTAAAATAG
- a CDS encoding efflux RND transporter permease subunit has protein sequence MGFTELAIKKKYVTFTLIALLIIGGVRAYFNLPKSENPGFIIKTATIITYMPGASPDKIENLISDKIEEAVKEIPELDYVDSTNKTGFSLVKVNIESKYKDLRPIWDSMRRKVNAIKSQLPSNSIGPIINDEYGDVFGTIIGVTGEDYSYAELEDMVKDMRDELLTIDEVAKVDIVGKQEKRIFIEYDNSKLAELGISPYQLQQILTSRNIILSGGNIELGSERIPLEPTGDYKDLNDIRKTSITLPDGTGIYLDDIADVREGYIDPANAKMRVDGKQALGLAISMKDGGQITKLGAKVKDKVEYFKSQYPIGVNFDFISQQSDLVEKKVSSFTANLIQSTLTVIAVLLVFLGLKEGLLVSTLVPVVIAITFLLMSVFGIGIDTVSLAALIISLGMLVDNSVVMAESIISKLEEGMGKLDAAISSAKELKVPLLVASLVTCAAFSPIGFAKSDVGEFAGGIFKVVALALMTSWVLSLTMVPLFAVLFLKIDKKEEAYNGKVYRVHNRILLTLMKHKIVFVILVLLIIFSGVKGMGFVPKIFMPKDKKTVMTFEVQLPKGTSIERTEDVAKDIDEYIENKLKVKPEQEEVNFFKQLLAGGSIEKYKDEGILNWGTFIGEGAPRFTLAYSAELNSPEYIYFLINTTSVEVIEELILKLEGYTINQFPDAEVKAARLEIMPVGKPIQIRVSGKEMDKLYDIVHSVKDKLRTINGVEDISDDWGLRTKKLRIKIDQDRLEKAGLSNRDVAISLLSVLDGVQLTEYRKDDDIIPVVLRDKNSKNVDISTLETTKVYSLRTGRSVPLKQIAEIKALWEPSIIYRRDGIRTITVKADTVNGITATEVNNQLKPWLDKEQANWGAGYSYAFGGEYESSTEANESIEAQLPITALVILLLLVIQFNSYKKPLTIILIVPLTIVGVAIGLLLTGKAFGFMEILGLISLVGIIVNNSIVLIDRIGIELDEFNRTPQDAILEAAKRRLRPIFLTSATTICGLLPLWFSGDALFGGMAVSLIFGLSFGLLITLIAVPVVYSIVFNINYKEYNYNNIDIDKNMPVDS, from the coding sequence ATGGGATTTACTGAATTAGCAATTAAGAAGAAATATGTTACATTTACTCTAATTGCTTTATTAATTATAGGTGGAGTCAGAGCTTATTTTAACTTACCTAAATCTGAGAATCCAGGTTTTATTATCAAAACTGCAACAATAATAACTTACATGCCAGGAGCTAGTCCTGACAAGATTGAGAATCTGATTTCTGATAAGATTGAAGAGGCCGTCAAAGAGATCCCAGAATTAGATTATGTAGATAGTACAAATAAGACAGGTTTTTCATTGGTAAAGGTCAATATAGAGTCAAAATATAAAGATCTTAGACCGATTTGGGACAGTATGAGAAGGAAGGTCAATGCTATTAAAAGTCAATTGCCTTCAAATAGTATAGGGCCTATTATCAATGATGAATATGGTGATGTATTTGGAACTATAATTGGAGTTACCGGAGAAGATTATAGTTATGCTGAACTAGAAGATATGGTTAAAGATATGCGTGATGAGCTATTAACTATAGATGAGGTTGCCAAGGTTGATATAGTAGGAAAGCAAGAGAAGAGAATCTTTATAGAATATGATAATTCAAAATTAGCTGAACTAGGAATCTCTCCATACCAATTACAACAAATTTTAACAAGCAGGAATATCATCCTATCAGGTGGAAATATAGAGTTAGGATCAGAAAGAATACCTCTTGAACCAACAGGAGATTATAAAGATTTAAATGATATTAGGAAAACTTCAATCACACTCCCTGATGGTACTGGAATATATTTAGATGATATAGCAGATGTTAGAGAAGGTTATATAGACCCTGCTAATGCTAAAATGAGAGTAGATGGTAAACAGGCTTTAGGATTAGCTATTTCTATGAAAGATGGAGGACAGATTACTAAATTAGGAGCAAAGGTAAAGGATAAGGTAGAATACTTTAAGAGTCAATATCCTATTGGAGTAAATTTTGATTTTATTTCACAACAATCTGACTTAGTTGAGAAGAAAGTAAGTAGCTTTACTGCCAACTTAATCCAGAGTACTTTAACAGTTATAGCTGTTTTACTAGTATTTTTGGGTTTGAAGGAAGGTTTACTGGTATCTACCTTAGTTCCTGTAGTAATCGCTATTACCTTCTTGTTGATGTCTGTTTTTGGGATAGGAATAGATACTGTTTCTTTAGCAGCTTTGATTATATCCTTAGGAATGTTGGTTGATAATTCTGTTGTTATGGCAGAGTCAATCATATCTAAGTTAGAAGAGGGAATGGGTAAATTAGATGCGGCTATCTCTTCAGCTAAAGAGCTTAAGGTACCTTTATTAGTAGCTTCTTTAGTAACTTGTGCGGCTTTCTCTCCAATAGGCTTTGCTAAATCTGATGTAGGAGAGTTTGCTGGAGGTATTTTTAAGGTTGTTGCATTAGCTTTGATGACATCCTGGGTCTTATCCTTAACGATGGTACCTCTATTTGCTGTCTTATTCTTAAAGATTGATAAGAAGGAAGAGGCGTATAATGGTAAGGTCTATCGAGTTCATAATAGAATATTGTTAACTCTAATGAAGCATAAAATAGTATTTGTAATTTTAGTGCTGTTAATAATCTTCTCAGGAGTAAAAGGGATGGGATTTGTTCCCAAAATATTCATGCCTAAAGATAAGAAAACAGTGATGACCTTTGAAGTCCAATTACCTAAAGGGACCTCGATTGAAAGAACAGAAGATGTTGCCAAAGATATAGATGAGTATATTGAAAATAAATTAAAAGTAAAGCCTGAACAAGAAGAGGTTAATTTCTTTAAACAATTATTGGCTGGTGGAAGTATAGAAAAGTATAAAGATGAAGGGATATTAAATTGGGGAACCTTTATTGGAGAAGGAGCTCCTAGGTTTACTTTAGCTTATAGTGCTGAATTAAATAGCCCTGAATATATCTACTTCTTAATTAATACCACTTCTGTTGAGGTTATTGAAGAATTAATTCTTAAACTAGAAGGTTATACTATCAATCAATTTCCAGATGCTGAGGTTAAAGCTGCTAGATTGGAGATTATGCCAGTTGGTAAACCGATTCAGATTAGGGTATCAGGTAAGGAAATGGATAAGCTTTATGATATAGTTCACTCAGTCAAAGATAAGTTAAGAACTATTAATGGAGTAGAGGATATCAGTGATGATTGGGGTCTAAGAACTAAGAAGTTAAGAATTAAGATAGATCAGGATAGATTAGAGAAGGCAGGTTTGAGTAATAGAGATGTAGCCATCTCATTACTAAGTGTCTTAGATGGTGTGCAATTAACAGAGTATAGAAAAGATGATGATATCATACCAGTGGTCTTAAGGGATAAAAATAGTAAAAATGTAGATATATCTACATTAGAAACAACTAAAGTTTACTCTCTTAGAACAGGTAGGTCAGTTCCTTTAAAGCAGATAGCTGAGATCAAGGCTTTATGGGAGCCATCTATAATATATAGGAGGGATGGTATTAGAACTATTACCGTTAAAGCTGATACTGTTAATGGTATTACTGCTACAGAGGTAAATAATCAATTAAAACCATGGCTTGATAAAGAGCAGGCAAATTGGGGTGCAGGATATAGTTATGCTTTTGGTGGAGAGTATGAGAGTTCAACAGAAGCCAATGAATCTATTGAAGCCCAATTGCCTATCACTGCATTGGTTATATTATTGTTACTTGTAATTCAGTTCAACTCCTATAAGAAGCCTTTGACTATTATCTTAATAGTTCCTCTTACAATAGTAGGAGTAGCAATTGGCTTATTGCTTACCGGAAAGGCCTTTGGCTTTATGGAGATATTGGGGCTAATATCTTTGGTTGGAATAATAGTCAACAACTCGATTGTGTTAATTGATAGAATTGGTATAGAGCTAGATGAATTTAATAGGACTCCACAGGATGCAATTTTAGAGGCTGCTAAAAGAAGATTGCGACCAATCTTTTTGACCAGTGCAACAACGATCTGTGGTCTATTACCCCTTTGGTTTAGTGGTGATGCTTTATTTGGGGGGATGGCAGTATCCTTAATCTTTGGGTTGTCCTTTGGATTATTAATAACTCTTATCGCAGTTCCTGTAGTTTATTCGATAGTCTTCAATATCAATTATAAAGAGTACAACTATAATAATATTGATATTGATAAAAATATGCCTGTTGATAGTTAA
- a CDS encoding patatin-like phospholipase family protein, with the protein MLREKHLILVFLLLILFNSNSGYAAFKQDKGLTKVIKDDEIYLIEDYQRFESLSKQTVAVALTGGGAKAFFNIGVIKALEEEDIPIDLIVGTSMGSIVGTMYGSGISIEQIEEIIINVPFAKLLDINFMNDDYILGTSKVNKFLEDIAPYKRLEDFPIPTALLTLELDSGNKYLITTNRISKVIQASYAIPYFFPLYQMEGKYFADPGILENSPAKAAKALGADFVIATTVKSELSHGSYENPDKIVNRYVDIVSENNNRRIIENYSDIIIEARVGEYSFFDFSSAAELIEIGYQATKKKMSKIKEGLNSKKIPLKRHPARKRLNVAQEFNDIKYDRMLVPSFHFNSIIHFGQDYSLFKQDLLRSYINIPQYGFEFDKDSVDFKFLATNNASQDLEAEFRWKKLTKNTDMIAKTRIESEKRDDGELGIRYYKDNYFWGTGLGVIDNNNYVFADARYKLELNRCNLNGEVDVFFDEAGEEPKILISKKTSFKLSDKWNLRPKVVFNNSNLIESPIIYRGDEPDKFAKFQLSLDYAYTYEFVKAIKLTKMLYIKDIGAYLFTDYLNDEVSSMAYGIGLNGDFYLLGLKPVRLDGYLSYDQNANDPIIKINLNYNF; encoded by the coding sequence GTGTTAAGAGAAAAACATTTAATCTTAGTGTTTTTATTGCTTATACTCTTTAACTCAAATAGTGGTTATGCAGCTTTTAAGCAAGATAAAGGTTTAACTAAAGTGATTAAAGATGATGAGATATATTTAATAGAGGATTATCAGAGGTTTGAATCACTTTCAAAGCAAACTGTTGCAGTAGCACTGACAGGTGGAGGGGCTAAGGCATTCTTTAATATAGGGGTGATTAAAGCTTTAGAAGAAGAGGATATTCCAATTGATTTGATTGTAGGAACAAGTATGGGGTCAATTGTGGGGACTATGTATGGGAGTGGAATATCTATTGAGCAGATTGAGGAGATCATTATTAATGTCCCCTTTGCCAAATTATTAGATATTAACTTTATGAATGATGATTATATTTTAGGAACTAGTAAGGTGAATAAATTTCTTGAGGATATAGCACCTTATAAGAGGTTAGAAGATTTTCCTATACCTACAGCCTTATTAACTTTAGAATTAGATAGTGGTAATAAATACCTGATCACTACTAATAGAATCTCTAAAGTAATACAAGCCTCTTATGCTATTCCTTATTTCTTCCCACTTTATCAGATGGAGGGGAAGTATTTTGCAGACCCTGGCATTTTAGAGAATTCTCCTGCTAAAGCAGCTAAGGCATTAGGAGCAGACTTTGTAATTGCTACTACTGTTAAGTCTGAACTAAGCCATGGTAGCTATGAAAATCCAGATAAGATAGTTAACAGATATGTAGATATAGTATCAGAAAATAATAATAGAAGAATAATTGAAAATTATTCAGATATAATAATTGAAGCTAGAGTTGGAGAATATTCTTTTTTTGACTTTAGTAGTGCAGCTGAGTTAATTGAGATTGGGTATCAAGCTACTAAGAAGAAGATGAGTAAGATAAAAGAAGGCTTAAATTCCAAAAAGATTCCTTTAAAGAGGCATCCAGCTAGAAAGAGATTAAATGTAGCACAAGAATTTAATGATATAAAGTATGATAGGATGTTAGTTCCTTCTTTTCACTTTAACTCAATTATCCATTTTGGACAAGATTATTCTCTTTTTAAGCAAGATTTATTAAGAAGTTATATAAATATCCCCCAATATGGTTTTGAATTTGATAAAGATAGTGTTGATTTTAAATTTTTAGCAACTAATAATGCTTCTCAAGATTTAGAAGCAGAGTTTAGGTGGAAAAAGTTGACTAAAAATACTGATATGATAGCCAAGACTAGAATTGAATCTGAGAAAAGAGATGATGGTGAGCTAGGGATTAGATACTATAAAGATAATTATTTTTGGGGAACTGGATTAGGGGTTATAGATAATAATAATTATGTCTTTGCAGATGCTAGATATAAGCTAGAACTCAATAGATGTAATTTAAATGGTGAAGTAGATGTTTTCTTTGATGAGGCAGGGGAAGAACCTAAAATCTTAATCTCTAAAAAGACGTCCTTTAAATTAAGTGATAAGTGGAATTTAAGACCTAAAGTAGTCTTTAATAATAGTAATTTAATAGAGTCTCCTATTATTTATCGAGGAGACGAACCAGATAAATTTGCTAAATTTCAACTCTCTTTAGATTATGCCTATACCTATGAATTTGTAAAAGCGATTAAATTAACGAAGATGCTATATATTAAAGATATTGGAGCATATTTATTTACTGATTATTTAAACGATGAAGTATCATCTATGGCCTATGGGATAGGTCTTAATGGTGATTTTTATCTGTTAGGACTTAAACCTGTTAGGTTAGATGGTTATTTATCCTATGATCAAAATGCGAATGATCCTATTATTAAGATTAATTTAAATTATAATTTTTAA
- a CDS encoding TetR/AcrR family transcriptional regulator, producing the protein MNPKKEKIFAAAIQKFAKKGTSATTMQEIAEEAGIGKGTLYRYFKNKEDLISSLIKFGLNDVLEKVKKEINKLDDPIKKIEQIIIVQLNFYKNHGEFHKFLTREVWGHKLKFKDEIKEIMDKYTEIIEDIIIEGIEQKKLKEMNPLNVTISLFGMIYITSAHRIMFGKDFSADEVEEIKGDIMEIYFNGIIKE; encoded by the coding sequence ATGAATCCTAAAAAAGAGAAGATATTTGCAGCGGCTATACAGAAGTTTGCTAAAAAGGGGACATCTGCTACAACTATGCAAGAGATTGCAGAAGAAGCTGGGATAGGGAAGGGAACTTTATACCGTTATTTTAAGAATAAAGAGGATTTGATCTCTTCTTTAATTAAATTTGGTTTAAATGATGTATTAGAGAAAGTAAAAAAAGAGATAAATAAATTAGATGATCCAATTAAGAAGATAGAACAGATAATAATTGTCCAATTAAATTTTTATAAAAATCATGGGGAATTCCATAAATTTCTTACCAGAGAAGTTTGGGGGCATAAACTCAAATTTAAGGATGAGATTAAAGAGATAATGGATAAATATACAGAAATAATTGAAGATATAATTATAGAAGGTATCGAGCAGAAGAAGCTTAAAGAGATGAATCCACTTAATGTTACTATCTCTTTGTTTGGTATGATTTATATAACTTCTGCTCATAGGATTATGTTTGGAAAAGATTTTTCAGCTGATGAGGTTGAAGAGATTAAAGGTGATATTATGGAGATCTATTTTAATGGGATTATTAAAGAGTAA